A region from the Corallococcus caeni genome encodes:
- a CDS encoding efflux RND transporter periplasmic adaptor subunit, which produces MTWWKAAIAGALLLGAVAITVGGLRDRPPPTQEVQMAKARKGTITRTITGAGKVQAATTVKISSNLSGDLIALKVKDGDAITKGQVLGQIDKRYYEAAVKQATASRDAARAEVQVSEVDAARQRAELARVKGLAEKGLASAAEVEQSQAVTDTAEARLGAARQRVAQSNAVLEQATTDLARTTLLSPIDGNVIELSREVGERVRGSDFSEDVVMTIAALNQMEVKFEVGEHEVVHLKYGQPAEVTLDALEGQSFTGTVVEIAQKATIKNPGTEAEVTSFPITVALDARPPGVLPGMSAEARISAETHEDAVLVPIQAVTVRSERTLPDYQAPVEGTSLTAKRRTETLAKVVFVVDSDNKAQVRRVRTGIASDTELEVLEGLQVGDRVVEGPYRTLSKELSHGDAVREPEKAAAKGKS; this is translated from the coding sequence ATGACGTGGTGGAAGGCGGCAATCGCCGGCGCGCTGTTGCTTGGAGCGGTGGCCATCACCGTGGGCGGCCTGCGTGACCGGCCCCCCCCGACGCAGGAAGTCCAGATGGCCAAGGCCCGCAAGGGCACCATCACCCGCACCATCACCGGTGCGGGCAAGGTGCAGGCGGCCACCACCGTGAAGATCTCCTCCAACCTGTCCGGCGACCTCATCGCCCTCAAGGTGAAGGACGGCGACGCCATCACCAAGGGGCAGGTGCTGGGGCAGATCGACAAGCGCTACTACGAGGCGGCCGTGAAGCAGGCCACCGCGTCCCGCGACGCGGCCCGCGCCGAGGTCCAGGTGTCGGAGGTGGACGCCGCGCGCCAGCGCGCGGAGCTGGCCCGCGTGAAGGGGCTCGCGGAGAAGGGGCTCGCGTCCGCCGCGGAGGTGGAGCAGTCCCAGGCCGTGACGGACACCGCCGAGGCGCGCCTGGGCGCCGCCAGGCAGCGCGTGGCCCAGAGCAACGCCGTGCTGGAGCAGGCGACGACGGACCTGGCGCGCACCACGCTCCTGTCCCCCATCGACGGCAACGTCATCGAGCTGTCGCGTGAAGTGGGCGAGCGCGTGCGCGGCTCCGACTTCTCCGAGGACGTGGTGATGACCATCGCCGCGCTCAACCAGATGGAGGTGAAGTTCGAGGTGGGTGAGCACGAGGTGGTCCACCTGAAGTACGGCCAGCCCGCGGAGGTGACGCTGGACGCGCTGGAGGGCCAGTCCTTCACCGGCACCGTGGTGGAGATCGCCCAGAAGGCCACCATCAAGAACCCGGGCACGGAGGCCGAGGTGACGAGCTTCCCCATCACCGTCGCCCTGGACGCGCGCCCGCCGGGCGTGCTCCCCGGCATGAGCGCCGAGGCGCGCATCAGCGCGGAGACGCACGAGGACGCGGTGCTCGTGCCCATCCAGGCCGTCACGGTGCGCTCCGAGCGCACGCTGCCGGACTACCAGGCGCCCGTGGAGGGCACCTCCCTCACCGCCAAGCGCCGCACGGAGACGCTGGCCAAGGTCGTCTTCGTGGTGGACAGCGACAACAAGGCCCAGGTGCGCCGCGTGCGCACCGGCATCGCCTCCGACACGGAGCTGGAGGTGCTCGAGGGCCTCCAGGTCGGTGACCGCGTGGTGGAGGGCCCCTACCGCACGCTGTCCAAGGAGCTGTCCCACGGGGACGCGGTGCGCGAGCCGGAGAAGGCCGCGGCGAAGGGCAAGTCGTGA
- a CDS encoding GNAT family N-acetyltransferase — MSYVTLPLPAVPAPHRVRLFTPDDMDGVIALYSHPEVARSLNFTVPVLRETLQTKLTGDLEAMRQGKGIRWVLSREEDPTPLGYLTLFNWSQKDRRAEVGYMVARALWGQGVMTGVLPALIRFGFEHLNLHRIEGMVNARNSASSKALLRAGFQQEGVLRGYQADGNGGGFNDMLLLALLEDAWRASVAK; from the coding sequence ATGTCCTACGTCACCTTGCCGCTGCCCGCCGTTCCCGCGCCGCACCGGGTGCGCCTCTTCACTCCCGACGACATGGACGGGGTGATCGCGCTGTACTCGCATCCCGAGGTGGCGCGGAGCCTCAACTTCACGGTGCCCGTGCTCCGGGAGACGCTGCAAACGAAGCTGACCGGCGACCTGGAGGCGATGCGCCAGGGCAAGGGCATCCGGTGGGTGCTGTCGCGGGAGGAAGACCCGACGCCCCTGGGCTACCTGACCCTCTTCAACTGGAGCCAGAAGGACCGCCGCGCGGAGGTGGGCTACATGGTCGCGCGCGCGCTGTGGGGCCAGGGCGTGATGACGGGCGTCCTGCCCGCGTTGATCCGCTTCGGCTTCGAACACCTGAACCTGCACCGCATCGAAGGCATGGTGAACGCGCGCAACAGCGCGTCGTCCAAGGCGCTGTTGCGCGCGGGCTTCCAGCAGGAGGGCGTGCTGCGCGGCTATCAGGCCGACGGGAACGGCGGCGGCTTCAACGACATGCTCCTGCTGGCGCTGCTCGAGGACGCCTGGCGCGCGTCCGTGGCGAAGTAG
- a CDS encoding ABC transporter permease, whose product MKFQQGFRVDVLEGARIAVFSLRANRMRTVLTTLGIGIGVATLLAIVGIIQGLNSSFEKQLATLGANTIFISKYPWMIKGNWWMYRNRKNFTLEQVAQLRAQADFITAISPAVLRSSDVSHGGLQVSNVRINGVWSDYLAIGNYEVVSGRFLTRADEEVNRPVAVLGADVAATLFPSVSPLGQTVRIDGRPFQVVGTLGRKGKVVAENMDMSVFMPFKTFNASFGKGRPMQIAIAVADAGQMAKVEDQLVGIMRRVRATPPGQGDDFNINRTDSLAATYEQLTGALYAVATGVGLITLLVGGIGIMNIMLVSVRERTREIGVRRALGARQRTIVLQFLMEASSVSAVGGLLGTVVGLGTAKVVSLVTPLAADVRPGTVVGGVAFAALVGLLFGIWPAARAAKLDPVEALRYE is encoded by the coding sequence ATGAAGTTCCAGCAGGGTTTCCGCGTGGACGTGCTGGAGGGGGCCCGCATCGCGGTGTTCTCCCTCCGGGCGAACCGGATGCGCACGGTGCTCACGACGCTGGGCATCGGCATCGGCGTGGCGACGCTGCTGGCCATCGTCGGCATCATCCAGGGGCTCAACTCGTCGTTCGAGAAGCAGCTGGCCACCCTGGGGGCGAACACGATCTTCATCTCCAAGTACCCCTGGATGATCAAGGGCAACTGGTGGATGTACCGCAACCGGAAGAACTTCACGCTGGAGCAGGTGGCGCAGCTGCGCGCCCAGGCGGACTTCATCACCGCCATCTCCCCGGCGGTGCTGCGCTCGTCCGACGTGTCCCACGGCGGCCTCCAGGTCTCCAACGTGCGCATCAACGGCGTGTGGAGTGACTACCTGGCCATCGGTAACTACGAGGTGGTGTCCGGCCGGTTCCTCACCCGCGCGGACGAAGAGGTGAACCGGCCGGTGGCGGTGCTGGGCGCGGACGTGGCCGCGACGCTCTTTCCCAGCGTCAGTCCGCTGGGGCAGACGGTGCGCATCGACGGGCGGCCCTTCCAGGTGGTGGGCACGCTGGGGCGCAAGGGGAAGGTGGTGGCGGAGAACATGGACATGTCCGTGTTCATGCCCTTCAAGACCTTCAACGCCAGCTTCGGCAAGGGGCGGCCCATGCAGATCGCCATCGCCGTGGCGGACGCGGGCCAGATGGCGAAGGTGGAGGACCAGCTGGTGGGCATCATGCGGCGCGTGCGCGCGACGCCGCCGGGCCAGGGGGACGACTTCAACATCAACCGGACGGACTCGCTCGCGGCGACCTACGAGCAGCTCACCGGCGCGCTCTACGCGGTGGCCACGGGCGTGGGGCTCATCACCCTGCTGGTGGGTGGCATCGGCATCATGAACATCATGCTGGTGTCGGTGCGCGAAAGGACGCGGGAGATTGGCGTCCGGCGGGCGCTGGGCGCGCGGCAGCGCACCATCGTGCTCCAGTTCCTGATGGAGGCCTCCAGCGTGTCCGCGGTGGGCGGCCTTCTGGGGACGGTGGTGGGGCTGGGCACGGCGAAGGTCGTGTCGCTGGTGACGCCGCTGGCGGCGGACGTGCGGCCCGGCACCGTGGTGGGCGGGGTGGCGTTCGCGGCGCTGGTGGGCCTGCTGTTCGGCATCTGGCCGGCCGCGCGAGCCGCGAAGCTGGACCCGGTGGAAGCGCTCCGCTACGAATAG
- a CDS encoding ABC transporter permease, translated as MRAFLDNLRLSVGTFLGNPLRSLLTLVGIVIGVATVITMMALIEGLREQVNKNLGSLGAHTFEVTKWPTGFGRINWAKYAKRKDLLGDDVRAIVESCPSVGAATPVAQEWGKKLTTAFRETPPSVSVLGTEPTYLETSGVVVSTGRFFNETETLDGRPVMVIGVDLADTLFPGMNPVGSEVRLQGRPFQVIGVLQKRGSVMGMASQDNQAILPMRAFQQFYGKNRSVEIDIQARDGAVFQKAQDEVVNLMRRRRGLTPQDANDFELHTNESMTASFNELSQVIALAGVGVCLLSLVVGGIGILNIMLMSVTERTREIGIRKALGARRRRILGQFATEAVMLSLVGGMLGLGLGFGFVFLGKWVLLFPMSVPAWAVALSLGMSCGVGLLFGIYPASRAARLDPVEAMRAE; from the coding sequence ATGCGTGCCTTCCTGGACAACCTGCGGCTGTCGGTGGGCACCTTCCTGGGCAACCCGCTCCGCTCGCTCCTGACGCTGGTGGGCATCGTCATCGGCGTGGCCACCGTCATCACGATGATGGCGCTGATTGAAGGCCTGCGCGAACAGGTGAACAAGAACCTGGGCAGCCTGGGCGCGCACACCTTCGAGGTGACGAAGTGGCCCACGGGCTTCGGCCGCATCAACTGGGCGAAGTACGCCAAGCGCAAGGACCTGCTCGGCGACGACGTGCGCGCCATCGTGGAGTCCTGTCCTTCAGTGGGCGCGGCTACGCCCGTGGCCCAGGAGTGGGGCAAGAAGCTGACCACCGCGTTCCGGGAGACACCGCCTTCGGTGAGCGTCCTGGGCACGGAGCCCACGTACCTGGAGACGAGCGGCGTCGTCGTGTCGACCGGCCGCTTCTTCAACGAGACGGAGACGCTGGACGGCCGCCCGGTGATGGTCATTGGCGTGGACCTGGCGGACACGCTCTTCCCGGGCATGAATCCGGTGGGCTCCGAGGTGCGGCTGCAGGGCCGGCCGTTCCAGGTGATTGGCGTGCTGCAGAAGCGCGGCAGCGTCATGGGGATGGCCAGCCAGGACAACCAGGCCATCCTGCCCATGCGCGCCTTCCAGCAGTTCTACGGCAAGAACCGCTCGGTGGAGATCGACATCCAGGCGCGCGACGGCGCCGTGTTCCAGAAGGCGCAGGACGAGGTGGTGAACCTGATGCGCCGCCGCCGGGGGCTCACGCCCCAGGACGCGAACGACTTCGAGCTGCACACCAACGAGTCCATGACGGCGTCCTTCAACGAGCTGTCCCAGGTCATCGCGCTCGCGGGCGTGGGGGTGTGCCTCCTGTCGCTGGTGGTGGGCGGCATCGGCATCCTGAACATCATGCTGATGTCGGTGACGGAGCGGACGCGGGAGATTGGCATCCGCAAGGCGCTGGGCGCGCGCCGCCGCCGCATCCTGGGCCAGTTCGCGACGGAGGCGGTGATGCTGTCGCTGGTGGGCGGGATGCTGGGGCTGGGGCTGGGCTTCGGGTTCGTCTTCCTGGGCAAGTGGGTGCTGCTGTTCCCCATGAGCGTGCCCGCGTGGGCCGTGGCGCTGTCGCTGGGCATGAGCTGCGGCGTCGGGCTTCTCTTCGGCATCTACCCGGCGTCGCGCGCTGCGCGGTTGGATCCGGTGGAGGCGATGCGCGCGGAGTAG
- a CDS encoding TolC family protein, translating to MSGFLVVAALLTATPITLEETRQLGRKNTQALQAELDVAVAREDQRVARSGLLPQVQLNLGPSLNYLGRRRQVFSVPISETETVTREVVSSSNTADSYSASLGLSQVIYNRGLWKQLEQAGVNVDAVRNQSIEEADTSELEAIRRFFNLFLSQATLDVLNATAKRSEEQLERARALFQAGRVGKAEEISAQVNLGNDRINIVQRQNQLVADQVQLAVWLARPGTEAMQAVDPGVLQQEPAPAPALDDAIKQAREHRALLKALQQRVRVAELQRAIVQGDYIPRVGLSAQYSHTSQAPGPFFSEPGYGNIFSGGVNLTWDLFNGFNTQAQSARAQVNIRKAELTFAQTARELEAEVRRAHQVLDGQIASAKLATANRAVAQQGLALAEERFRAGAGSTLDVRDAQLKLTQAELVLLQSRIDVEIARYALFRAMGTLNPGDSQ from the coding sequence GTGAGCGGCTTCCTCGTCGTCGCGGCGCTTCTGACCGCCACCCCCATCACGCTGGAGGAGACGCGCCAGCTGGGCCGCAAGAACACCCAGGCGCTCCAGGCCGAACTGGACGTCGCCGTGGCCCGGGAGGACCAGCGCGTGGCGCGCTCCGGCCTCCTGCCCCAGGTGCAGCTCAACCTGGGCCCCAGCCTCAACTACCTGGGCCGCCGCCGGCAGGTCTTCAGCGTCCCCATCAGCGAGACGGAGACCGTCACGCGGGAGGTGGTGAGCTCCTCCAACACGGCGGACAGCTACTCCGCGTCCCTGGGCCTGTCGCAGGTCATCTACAACCGCGGCCTCTGGAAGCAGCTGGAGCAGGCGGGCGTCAACGTGGACGCCGTCCGCAACCAGTCCATCGAAGAGGCGGACACCTCCGAATTGGAGGCCATCCGCCGCTTCTTCAACCTCTTCCTGTCCCAGGCCACGCTGGACGTGCTCAACGCCACCGCGAAGCGCAGCGAGGAGCAGCTGGAGCGCGCGCGCGCCCTCTTCCAGGCGGGCCGCGTGGGCAAGGCCGAGGAGATCTCCGCCCAGGTCAACCTGGGCAACGACCGCATCAACATCGTGCAGCGCCAGAACCAGCTGGTGGCGGACCAGGTGCAGCTGGCCGTGTGGCTGGCGCGCCCCGGCACCGAGGCGATGCAGGCGGTGGATCCCGGCGTGCTCCAGCAGGAGCCCGCGCCCGCGCCCGCCCTGGATGACGCCATCAAGCAGGCCCGCGAGCACCGCGCCCTGCTCAAGGCGCTCCAGCAGCGCGTGCGCGTGGCGGAGCTCCAGCGCGCCATCGTGCAGGGGGACTACATCCCCCGCGTGGGCCTGTCCGCGCAGTACTCGCACACCAGCCAGGCCCCGGGCCCGTTCTTCAGCGAGCCCGGCTACGGCAACATCTTCTCGGGCGGGGTCAACCTGACGTGGGACCTGTTCAACGGTTTCAACACGCAGGCCCAGTCCGCGCGCGCCCAGGTGAACATCCGTAAGGCGGAGCTGACGTTCGCGCAGACGGCGCGCGAGCTGGAGGCGGAGGTCCGCCGCGCCCACCAGGTGCTGGATGGCCAGATTGCCTCCGCGAAGCTCGCGACGGCCAACCGCGCGGTCGCCCAGCAGGGCCTGGCGCTGGCGGAAGAGCGCTTCCGCGCGGGCGCCGGCTCCACGCTGGACGTGCGAGACGCGCAGCTCAAGCTGACCCAGGCGGAGCTGGTGTTGCTCCAGAGCCGCATTGATGTCGAAATCGCCCGCTATGCCCTGTTCCGGGCCATGGGCACGCTGAACCCGGGAGACTCACAATGA
- a CDS encoding ABC transporter ATP-binding protein, which produces MTPTPAPDAGPLIQVEGLTRAFFVGGEEVRALRGVSFGIQRGEWVAIIGQSGSGKSTLMNVLGCLDTPTSGRYMLNGKDVSRMDDDDLAVIRNVEIGFIFQTFQLLPRETALANVELPLVYRGMGAKERRERAKAALDKVQLTHRMHHRPNELSGGQRQRVAIARALVSEPSMLLADEPTGNLDSATGEEIVKLFEQLHRAGHTLVLVTHEPKLAARCPRAIRLSDGEIVADGPGPEVALGVHGVAPQAGTA; this is translated from the coding sequence GTGACGCCAACCCCTGCACCGGACGCGGGCCCCCTCATCCAGGTGGAGGGGCTCACGCGGGCCTTCTTCGTGGGCGGTGAGGAGGTGCGCGCGCTGCGCGGCGTCTCCTTTGGCATCCAGCGGGGGGAGTGGGTGGCCATCATCGGCCAGTCCGGCTCCGGCAAGAGCACGCTCATGAACGTGCTGGGCTGCCTGGATACGCCCACGAGCGGCCGCTACATGCTCAACGGCAAGGACGTGTCGCGCATGGACGACGACGACCTGGCCGTCATCCGCAACGTGGAGATCGGCTTCATCTTCCAGACGTTCCAGCTGCTCCCCCGGGAGACGGCGCTCGCCAACGTGGAGTTGCCGCTGGTGTACCGGGGCATGGGCGCGAAGGAGCGGCGCGAGCGCGCGAAGGCGGCGCTGGACAAGGTGCAGCTCACGCACCGCATGCACCACCGGCCCAACGAGCTGTCGGGCGGTCAGCGCCAGCGCGTCGCCATCGCGCGGGCGCTGGTGTCGGAGCCGTCCATGCTCCTGGCGGACGAGCCCACGGGCAACCTGGACTCGGCCACCGGCGAGGAGATCGTCAAGCTCTTCGAGCAGCTGCACCGGGCGGGGCACACGCTGGTGCTCGTCACGCACGAGCCCAAGCTGGCCGCGCGCTGTCCCCGGGCCATCCGGTTGAGCGACGGTGAGATTGTCGCGGACGGGCCGGGGCCGGAGGTGGCGCTGGGGGTGCACGGGGTGGCGCCGCAGGCGGGCACGGCATGA